The Coffea arabica cultivar ET-39 chromosome 8e, Coffea Arabica ET-39 HiFi, whole genome shotgun sequence genome window below encodes:
- the LOC113703790 gene encoding uncharacterized protein → MGIREIEVATGNKLLIHELEDVCDSVTGRALTGSWIWDAAVVLSNWISARAHQLDYDLSDKTVLELGAGTGLPGLTAARLGASRVVLTDVKPLIPLLEKNVEVNGLGDRVLACQLAWGSDELPSQLSELGHVDLVLLSDVFFDAAEMGGLAKTLKKVCGKETTVWGATEVRPWTSASLGELESEGFGIVELSSQLSDGLHEEVTGGNQEEFSVFQLVPPGQDCEPLEAWSPIVY, encoded by the coding sequence ATGGGCATAAGAGAAATAGAAGTAGCTACTGGAAACAAGTTACTCATACACGAGTTGGAAGACGTCTGTGACTCGGTAACGGGACGTGCACTCACTGGGTCATGGATTTGGGACGCGGCTGTAGTGTTATCCAATTGGATATCAGCTCGAGCCCACCAACTCGACTACGATTTGAGTGACAAAACTGTCCTCGAACTCGGTGCTGGAACGGGGCTTCCTGGATTGACGGCAGCTCGGCTTGGCGCCAGCCGAGTCGTACTGACAGATGTAAAGCCACTAATTCCGTTATTGGAGAAGAATGTGGAGGTCAATGGACTTGGCGACCGAGTTCTGGCGTGTCAACTCGCTTGGGGATCGGATGAGTTACCGAGTCAGCTCAGTGAGTTAGGCCACGTCGACTTGGTGCTGTTGTCGGACGTGTTCTTCGATGCTGCGGAAATGGGTGGACTGGCCAAGACGCTGAAGAAAGTATGTGGGAAGGAAACAACAGTGTGGGGAGCCACCGAGGTGAGGCCGTGGACGAGTGCAAGCTTAGGTGAGTTGGAGAGTGAAGGGTTTGGAATCGTTGAGCTGTCGAGTCAACTCAGCGATGGATTGCATGAAGAGGTGACAGGTGGCAATCAGGAGGAGTTCTCTGTTTTCCAGCTGGTTCCACCCGGTCAAGATTGCGAGCCTTTGGAAGCGTGGTCGCCAATTGTCTATTGA
- the LOC113702809 gene encoding regulator of nonsense transcripts 1 homolog isoform X2, with product MDSQANNLYETASQPDTGNDAYTFLEFNTQGEDFDYPEFQELSQPIRSSVWPTPGDSIVSSSSVEAAAAGVADRPASSSDASPSTKSRGGGNNGSSNNGVSGSNSQVAAVDALAAGMSGLNFEETGDDDSFEYGKGDFAVEHACRYCGVTNPACVVRCNVPSCRKWFCNSRGNTSGSHIVNHLVRAKHKEVCLHKDSPLGETILECYNCGCRNVFLLGFISAKTESVVVLLCREPCLSVNALKDMNWDLSQWCPLIDDRCFLQWLVKVPSEQEQLRARQVSAQQINKVEELWKTNPDATLEDLEKPGVDDEPQPVALKYEDAYQYQNVFAPLIKLEADYDKMMKESQSKDNVTVRWDIGLNKKRIAYFVFPKEDNELRLVPGDELRLRYSGDAAHPAWQSVGHVIKLTAQEEVALELRASQGVPVDVNHGFSVDFVWKSTSFDRMQGAMKTFAVDETSVSGYIYHHLLGHEVEMQLVRNTLPRRFGAPGLPELNASQVFAVKSVLQKPISLIQGPPGTGKTVTSAAIVYHMAKQGQGQVLVCAPSNVAVDQLAEKISATGLKVVRLCAKSREAVSSPVEHLTLHYQVRHLDTSEKSELHKLQQLKDEQGELSSSDEKKYKALKRATEREISQSADVICCTCVGAGDPRLANFRFRQVLIDESTQATEPECLIPLVLGVKQVVLVGDHCQLGPVIMCKKAARAGLAQSLFERLVLLGVKPIRLQVQYRMHPALSEFPSNSFYEGTLQNGVTINERQSSGIDFPWPVPNRPMFFYVQMGQEEISASGTSYLNRTEAANVEKIVTTFLKSGVVPSQIGVITPYEGQRAYIVNYMSRNGSLRQQLYKEIEVASVDSFQGREKDYIILSCVRSNEHQGIGFLNDPRRLNVALTRARYGIVILGNPKVLSKQPLWNSLLTHYKENECLVEGPLNNLKQSMVQFQKPKKIYNDRRLFFGGGPGIIPNDTFGSVATSSTNADRRGSRSRGSYMPPGPPNGTHKAGMHPTGYPMQRVPLPHYHGAPPSQPYAIPSRGAVHGPVGAVPHVPQPGSRGFGAGRGSAGTPIGSHLPHQQGSQQPIGSLGSSFNFPPLENPNSQPSVGGPLSQPGYVSNMTVQGPSQTFRDGYSLSGMSQDFLGEDFKSQGSHVPYNVAEFSTQGAQGGFPGSFLNQSSQAGYSRFGTGNDFMSQDYMAHGSQGLFTQAGFNDPSQDDTSQNHFGVPNSNPLQSQSMLNPLYSQPFGHYNTQPLNVQATQQQQQQTQQGQGSQNQKLHYNG from the exons ATGGATTCTCAGGCGAACAATTTGTATGAAACGGCGTCGCAGCCGGACACCGGGAACGATGCGTACACATTCCTCGAGTTCAATACCCAAGGTGAGGATTTTGATTACCCTGAGTTTCAGGAGCTTTCGCAGCCGATTAGATCGTCGGTGTGGCCCACACCTGGGGATTCTATTGTTTCGTCGTCATCGGTGGAAGCGGCAGCGGCGGGGGTAGCTGATAGACCGGCTTCATCTTCGGATGCTTCTCCGTCGACGAAATCGCGAGGTGGAGGGAATAATGGGAGTAGTAATAATGGGGTGAGTGGCAGTAATAGTCAGGTGGCAGCTGTGGATGCTCTGGCAGCTGGGATGAGTGGGTTGAATTTTGAGGAGACTGGGGATGATGACAGCTTTGAGTATGGGAAAGGGGATTTTGCTGTGGAGCATGCTTGTAGGTATTGTGGGGTCACGAATCCCGCTTGTGTAGTTAGGTGCAATGTGCCGTCGTGTCGGAAATGGTTCTGTAATTCTAGGGGAAATACTTCTGGTTCGCATATTGTGAATCATTTG GTGCGAGCTAAACACAAGGAAGTTTGTCTTCACAAGGACAGTCCCCTGGGAGAAACAATCTTAGAGTGTTATAATTGTGGGTGTCGAAATGTCTTTCTTCTTGGGTTCATATCTGCCAAAACAGAGAGTGTTGTGGTGCTGCTTTGTAGGGAACCTTGTCTGAGCGTTAATGCTTTGAAGGATATGAATTGGGACTTGAGCCAGTGGTGCCCACTCATCGATGATAGATGTTTCTTGCAATGGCTTGTTAAG GTTCCTTCAGAACAGGAGCAATTGAGGGCACGCCAGGTCAGTGCTCAGCAAATAAACAAAGTAGAAGAGCTTTGGAAAACAAATCCTGATGCTACTTTGGAAGATCTTGAAAAGCCTGGGGTTGATGACGAACCTCAGCCCGTGGCTTTGAAGTATGAGGATGCATATCAG TACCAAAATGTCTTTGCTCCACTGATCAAGCTTGAAGCTGATTATGACAAG ATGATGAAAGAGTCTCAAAGCAAGGATAATGTTACAGTTCGCTGGGATATTGGTCTCAACAAGAAGCGAATTGCATATTTCGTTTTCCCAAAG GAAGATAATGAGTTGCGCCTTGTTCCTGGTGACGAATTGCGGCTGCGGTACTCAGGGGATGCGGCTCATCCAGCTTGGCAGTCGGTGGGGCATGTG ATAAAGTTGACTGCACAAGAGGAGGTTGCTCTTGAGCTTCGTGCTAGCCAG GGCGTCCCTGTAGATGTGAACCATGGTTTCAGTGTTGATTTTGTTTGGAAAAGCACAAGTTTTGATCGGATGCAGGGAGCAATGAAAACATTTGCTGTTGATGAAACTAGTGTTAGTGG GTATATTTATCATCACTTGTTAGGCCATGAAGTTGAGATGCAGCTGGTCCGCAACACATTACCCCGCAGGTTTGGTGCTCCAGGTCTTCCAGAGCTTAATGCATCTCAG GTTTTTGCCGTCAAAAGTGTCCTGCAAAAGCCCATAAGCCTTATTCAAGGTCCACCTGGAACTGGGAAAACAGTCACTTCAGCTGCCATTGTATATCATATGGCCAAACAAGGCCAAGGGCAG GTTTTGGTATGTGCTCCCAGTAATGTTGCTGTGGACCAACTAGCTGAAAAGATAAGTGCTACTGGTTTAAAG GTCGTTAGACTCTGTGCTAAGTCAAGGGAAGCTGTTAGTTCACCTGTTGAGCACTTAACCCTTCACTATCAG GTCCGGCATCTTGATACTTCTGAAAAGAGTGAACTGCACAAATTACAGCAACTAAAAGATGAACAAG GTGAATTGTCCAGTAGTGATGAGAAGAAATACAAGGCTTTGAAACGGGCAACAGAGAGGGAGATATCTCAGAGTGCTGATGTCATTTGTTGTACCTGTGTGGGTGCAGGAGATCCTCGGCTGGCCAATTTTAGATTCCGACAG GTGCTTATTGATGAATCTACTCAAGCAACTGAGCCTGAGTGTCTTATTCCTTTGGTTCTTGGTGTAAAACAG GTGGTTCTTGTTGGTGACCACTGCCAGCTTGGTCCTGTTATAATGTGCAAGAAAGCAGCTCGTGCTGGGCTAGCTCAATCTCTATTTGAGCGCCTTGTTCTACTTGGTGTAAAACCTATTAGATTACAG GTTCAATATCGAATGCATCCTGCCCTCTCTGAATTCCCATCTAACAGCTTCTATGAAGGTACTCTTCAAAATGGAGTAACCATCAATGAAAGGCAATCATCTGGCATTGATTTTCCTTGGCCTGTTCCAAATCGACCCATGTTCTTCTATGTCCAG ATGGGACAAGAAGAGATAAGTGCCAGTGGTACATCCTATTTGAATAGAACTGAGGCTGCAAATGTTGAAAAAATTGTGACTACTTTCTTAAAAAGTGGTGTGGTACCCAGTCAG ATAGGAGTTATAACACCTTATGAGGGTCAGCGAGCATACATAGTCAACTATATGTCAAGAAATGGTTCTTTAAGACAGCAACTGTACAAGGAAATTGAG GTTGCAAGTGTAGATTCATTCCAAGGAAGGGAAAAAGATTATATCATTCTGTCTTGTGTCAGGAGTAATGAGCATCAG GGCATTGGATTCCTTAATGACCCTCGAAGGCTTAATGTTGCTCTAACCCGTGCTCGTTATGGCATTGTCATCTTGGGAAATCCTAAAGTTCTTAGCAAGCAACCACTTTGGAATAGCCTATTGACACATTACAAG GAAAATGAGTGCTTGGTTGAAGGACCACTGAATAACTTGAAGCAAAGTATGGTTCAATTCCAAAAGCCCAAAAAG ATTTATAACGACCGCAGACTTTTCTTTGGTGGTGGCCCTGGAATCATTCCCAATGATACTTTTGGGTCTGTTGCCACCTCAAGTACAAATGCAGATAGGAGGGGCAGTCGTTCCAGGG GTTCTTACATGCCTCCTGGCCCTCCAAATGGTACCCATAAAGCTGGCATGCACCCTACTGGTTATCCAATGCAGCGAGTACCCCTTCCGCATTATCATGGTGCCCCTCCATCACAACCATATGCGATTCCTAGTCGTGGTGCTGTACATGGACCTGTTGGAGCTGTTCCTCATGTTCCGCAACCTGGTAGCCGGGGTTTTGGGGCTGGGCGTGGGAGTGCTGGCACTCCTATTGGCAGTCATCTTCCACACCAGCAAGGTTCACAGCAACCTATTGGAAGTCTTGGTTCTAGTTTCAACTTTCCACCTTTGGAAAATCCAAATAGCCAGCCATCTGTTGGTGGACCATTGTCTCAACCAGGCTATGTTTCTAAT ATGACCGTTCAGGGACCAAGCCAAACGTTTAGGGATGGGTATTCTCTGAGTGGCATGTCACAG GATTTTTTGGGTGAGGACTTCAAAAGTCAAGGGTCACATGTTCCATATAATGTTGCTGAATTTTCCACACAG GGTGCACAAGGTGGATTTCCAGGAAGCTTCTTGAACCAGAGTTCCCAAGCGGGATATTCTCGCTTTGGAACAGGAAATGATTTCATGTCTCAG GACTATATGGCTCATGGTTCACAAGGTCTATTCACACAGGCTGGATTTAATGATCCATCTCAAGATGACACTTCACAGAACCACTTTGGGGTGCCCAATTCCAATCCACTTCAGTCTCAG AGTATGCTCAATCCACTTTATTCCCAGCCATTTGGCCACTACAACACACAGCCACTAAACGTGCAGGCTACTCAGCAGCAACAGCAGCAGACCCAGCAGGGTCAAGGGTCGCAAAACCAGAAACTCCACTATAATGGTTGA
- the LOC113702809 gene encoding regulator of nonsense transcripts 1 homolog isoform X1 has product MDSQANNLYETASQPDTGNDAYTFLEFNTQGEDFDYPEFQELSQPIRSSVWPTPGDSIVSSSSVEAAAAGVADRPASSSDASPSTKSRGGGNNGSSNNGVSGSNSQVAAVDALAAGMSGLNFEETGDDDSFEYGKGDFAVEHACRYCGVTNPACVVRCNVPSCRKWFCNSRGNTSGSHIVNHLVRAKHKEVCLHKDSPLGETILECYNCGCRNVFLLGFISAKTESVVVLLCREPCLSVNALKDMNWDLSQWCPLIDDRCFLQWLVKVPSEQEQLRARQVSAQQINKVEELWKTNPDATLEDLEKPGVDDEPQPVALKYEDAYQYQNVFAPLIKLEADYDKMMKESQSKDNVTVRWDIGLNKKRIAYFVFPKEDNELRLVPGDELRLRYSGDAAHPAWQSVGHVIKLTAQEEVALELRASQGVPVDVNHGFSVDFVWKSTSFDRMQGAMKTFAVDETSVSGYIYHHLLGHEVEMQLVRNTLPRRFGAPGLPELNASQVFAVKSVLQKPISLIQGPPGTGKTVTSAAIVYHMAKQGQGQVLVCAPSNVAVDQLAEKISATGLKVVRLCAKSREAVSSPVEHLTLHYQVRHLDTSEKSELHKLQQLKDEQGELSSSDEKKYKALKRATEREISQSADVICCTCVGAGDPRLANFRFRQVLIDESTQATEPECLIPLVLGVKQVVLVGDHCQLGPVIMCKKAARAGLAQSLFERLVLLGVKPIRLQVQYRMHPALSEFPSNSFYEGTLQNGVTINERQSSGIDFPWPVPNRPMFFYVQMGQEEISASGTSYLNRTEAANVEKIVTTFLKSGVVPSQIGVITPYEGQRAYIVNYMSRNGSLRQQLYKEIEVASVDSFQGREKDYIILSCVRSNEHQGIGFLNDPRRLNVALTRARYGIVILGNPKVLSKQPLWNSLLTHYKENECLVEGPLNNLKQSMVQFQKPKKIYNDRRLFFGGGPGIIPNDTFGSVATSSTNADRRGSRSRGSYMPPGPPNGTHKAGMHPTGYPMQRVPLPHYHGAPPSQPYAIPSRGAVHGPVGAVPHVPQPGSRGFGAGRGSAGTPIGSHLPHQQGSQQPIGSLGSSFNFPPLENPNSQPSVGGPLSQPGYVSNMTVQGPSQTFRDGYSLSGMSQDFLGEDFKSQGSHVPYNVAEFSTQASQSGYAVDYVTQGAQGGFPGSFLNQSSQAGYSRFGTGNDFMSQDYMAHGSQGLFTQAGFNDPSQDDTSQNHFGVPNSNPLQSQSMLNPLYSQPFGHYNTQPLNVQATQQQQQQTQQGQGSQNQKLHYNG; this is encoded by the exons ATGGATTCTCAGGCGAACAATTTGTATGAAACGGCGTCGCAGCCGGACACCGGGAACGATGCGTACACATTCCTCGAGTTCAATACCCAAGGTGAGGATTTTGATTACCCTGAGTTTCAGGAGCTTTCGCAGCCGATTAGATCGTCGGTGTGGCCCACACCTGGGGATTCTATTGTTTCGTCGTCATCGGTGGAAGCGGCAGCGGCGGGGGTAGCTGATAGACCGGCTTCATCTTCGGATGCTTCTCCGTCGACGAAATCGCGAGGTGGAGGGAATAATGGGAGTAGTAATAATGGGGTGAGTGGCAGTAATAGTCAGGTGGCAGCTGTGGATGCTCTGGCAGCTGGGATGAGTGGGTTGAATTTTGAGGAGACTGGGGATGATGACAGCTTTGAGTATGGGAAAGGGGATTTTGCTGTGGAGCATGCTTGTAGGTATTGTGGGGTCACGAATCCCGCTTGTGTAGTTAGGTGCAATGTGCCGTCGTGTCGGAAATGGTTCTGTAATTCTAGGGGAAATACTTCTGGTTCGCATATTGTGAATCATTTG GTGCGAGCTAAACACAAGGAAGTTTGTCTTCACAAGGACAGTCCCCTGGGAGAAACAATCTTAGAGTGTTATAATTGTGGGTGTCGAAATGTCTTTCTTCTTGGGTTCATATCTGCCAAAACAGAGAGTGTTGTGGTGCTGCTTTGTAGGGAACCTTGTCTGAGCGTTAATGCTTTGAAGGATATGAATTGGGACTTGAGCCAGTGGTGCCCACTCATCGATGATAGATGTTTCTTGCAATGGCTTGTTAAG GTTCCTTCAGAACAGGAGCAATTGAGGGCACGCCAGGTCAGTGCTCAGCAAATAAACAAAGTAGAAGAGCTTTGGAAAACAAATCCTGATGCTACTTTGGAAGATCTTGAAAAGCCTGGGGTTGATGACGAACCTCAGCCCGTGGCTTTGAAGTATGAGGATGCATATCAG TACCAAAATGTCTTTGCTCCACTGATCAAGCTTGAAGCTGATTATGACAAG ATGATGAAAGAGTCTCAAAGCAAGGATAATGTTACAGTTCGCTGGGATATTGGTCTCAACAAGAAGCGAATTGCATATTTCGTTTTCCCAAAG GAAGATAATGAGTTGCGCCTTGTTCCTGGTGACGAATTGCGGCTGCGGTACTCAGGGGATGCGGCTCATCCAGCTTGGCAGTCGGTGGGGCATGTG ATAAAGTTGACTGCACAAGAGGAGGTTGCTCTTGAGCTTCGTGCTAGCCAG GGCGTCCCTGTAGATGTGAACCATGGTTTCAGTGTTGATTTTGTTTGGAAAAGCACAAGTTTTGATCGGATGCAGGGAGCAATGAAAACATTTGCTGTTGATGAAACTAGTGTTAGTGG GTATATTTATCATCACTTGTTAGGCCATGAAGTTGAGATGCAGCTGGTCCGCAACACATTACCCCGCAGGTTTGGTGCTCCAGGTCTTCCAGAGCTTAATGCATCTCAG GTTTTTGCCGTCAAAAGTGTCCTGCAAAAGCCCATAAGCCTTATTCAAGGTCCACCTGGAACTGGGAAAACAGTCACTTCAGCTGCCATTGTATATCATATGGCCAAACAAGGCCAAGGGCAG GTTTTGGTATGTGCTCCCAGTAATGTTGCTGTGGACCAACTAGCTGAAAAGATAAGTGCTACTGGTTTAAAG GTCGTTAGACTCTGTGCTAAGTCAAGGGAAGCTGTTAGTTCACCTGTTGAGCACTTAACCCTTCACTATCAG GTCCGGCATCTTGATACTTCTGAAAAGAGTGAACTGCACAAATTACAGCAACTAAAAGATGAACAAG GTGAATTGTCCAGTAGTGATGAGAAGAAATACAAGGCTTTGAAACGGGCAACAGAGAGGGAGATATCTCAGAGTGCTGATGTCATTTGTTGTACCTGTGTGGGTGCAGGAGATCCTCGGCTGGCCAATTTTAGATTCCGACAG GTGCTTATTGATGAATCTACTCAAGCAACTGAGCCTGAGTGTCTTATTCCTTTGGTTCTTGGTGTAAAACAG GTGGTTCTTGTTGGTGACCACTGCCAGCTTGGTCCTGTTATAATGTGCAAGAAAGCAGCTCGTGCTGGGCTAGCTCAATCTCTATTTGAGCGCCTTGTTCTACTTGGTGTAAAACCTATTAGATTACAG GTTCAATATCGAATGCATCCTGCCCTCTCTGAATTCCCATCTAACAGCTTCTATGAAGGTACTCTTCAAAATGGAGTAACCATCAATGAAAGGCAATCATCTGGCATTGATTTTCCTTGGCCTGTTCCAAATCGACCCATGTTCTTCTATGTCCAG ATGGGACAAGAAGAGATAAGTGCCAGTGGTACATCCTATTTGAATAGAACTGAGGCTGCAAATGTTGAAAAAATTGTGACTACTTTCTTAAAAAGTGGTGTGGTACCCAGTCAG ATAGGAGTTATAACACCTTATGAGGGTCAGCGAGCATACATAGTCAACTATATGTCAAGAAATGGTTCTTTAAGACAGCAACTGTACAAGGAAATTGAG GTTGCAAGTGTAGATTCATTCCAAGGAAGGGAAAAAGATTATATCATTCTGTCTTGTGTCAGGAGTAATGAGCATCAG GGCATTGGATTCCTTAATGACCCTCGAAGGCTTAATGTTGCTCTAACCCGTGCTCGTTATGGCATTGTCATCTTGGGAAATCCTAAAGTTCTTAGCAAGCAACCACTTTGGAATAGCCTATTGACACATTACAAG GAAAATGAGTGCTTGGTTGAAGGACCACTGAATAACTTGAAGCAAAGTATGGTTCAATTCCAAAAGCCCAAAAAG ATTTATAACGACCGCAGACTTTTCTTTGGTGGTGGCCCTGGAATCATTCCCAATGATACTTTTGGGTCTGTTGCCACCTCAAGTACAAATGCAGATAGGAGGGGCAGTCGTTCCAGGG GTTCTTACATGCCTCCTGGCCCTCCAAATGGTACCCATAAAGCTGGCATGCACCCTACTGGTTATCCAATGCAGCGAGTACCCCTTCCGCATTATCATGGTGCCCCTCCATCACAACCATATGCGATTCCTAGTCGTGGTGCTGTACATGGACCTGTTGGAGCTGTTCCTCATGTTCCGCAACCTGGTAGCCGGGGTTTTGGGGCTGGGCGTGGGAGTGCTGGCACTCCTATTGGCAGTCATCTTCCACACCAGCAAGGTTCACAGCAACCTATTGGAAGTCTTGGTTCTAGTTTCAACTTTCCACCTTTGGAAAATCCAAATAGCCAGCCATCTGTTGGTGGACCATTGTCTCAACCAGGCTATGTTTCTAAT ATGACCGTTCAGGGACCAAGCCAAACGTTTAGGGATGGGTATTCTCTGAGTGGCATGTCACAG GATTTTTTGGGTGAGGACTTCAAAAGTCAAGGGTCACATGTTCCATATAATGTTGCTGAATTTTCCACACAG GCTTCTCAAAGTGGATATGCTGTGGATTATGTTACACAGGGTGCACAAGGTGGATTTCCAGGAAGCTTCTTGAACCAGAGTTCCCAAGCGGGATATTCTCGCTTTGGAACAGGAAATGATTTCATGTCTCAG GACTATATGGCTCATGGTTCACAAGGTCTATTCACACAGGCTGGATTTAATGATCCATCTCAAGATGACACTTCACAGAACCACTTTGGGGTGCCCAATTCCAATCCACTTCAGTCTCAG AGTATGCTCAATCCACTTTATTCCCAGCCATTTGGCCACTACAACACACAGCCACTAAACGTGCAGGCTACTCAGCAGCAACAGCAGCAGACCCAGCAGGGTCAAGGGTCGCAAAACCAGAAACTCCACTATAATGGTTGA